agatgaagaagtctttTTGGTCTCTCTCCCCCCTCTTTTCCGTTCGGAatacgagggtatttatagggaagcttgctgttttctgatgtgcccgcttgcaagggGCAGGCTGGTAGTGTCTAACATTGGTGttagcgtggcgtgaagaaccgggcCTAAGCAGGCGTTAATGTGTCTCGGTCGACGCTCCGATCTGCATTGACCCGGTGGTGTGAGGCATCATTTGGAACGACTAACGTCATACGAATCTTATCGCAGTTATTATCCTAGTTATTATCCTAGTCAAATAGTAACACATCCTATGGGACTGACTCACAAAGATGGCCGAGTGTTAGATGTGAGTGTAATAAGATCGTGCTGTCAAAACAGGATGAGAGTTTTCGGAGAGAACACTGggataataaaataatacatGGCAAATTGTTTCATCTCCGTCAACCTGTGGATCCTACAAAAGAAGCTCCACTGAGTCAACCCGACCATGGGTGGGTAGGTTAGCCACCTCGCCTGTTAGGTTCCTGGTGTGGATTTAGAAGGCCGATAAATTggaaatttatcattttttaaggTAAATTCAGTGGGAAATTTTTGCAATAGATCATAGAGAAGAAAGCACAGTTCAGGATGTGACACGTGGTGGCTTGACTTAGAGAAGAGAAGATTACGTAATTTATTTGGATTCcagattcatattatttttaatgtagTATACAGGGATCTAATAATGTACAGAATGGCACTTGCATGCTTCGGGTTATCAACGGCGGTGGCCACAGCCACAGACCTCGTTCTCATATGGAGAAAAAAGCAACTGGATTCGGGAGATGGGTCACTAATCCATTATTATAGTAAATGGAAGATTTTGTAATCCATAGTATGTATTGTTGTACGTGGACTGGATTTAACGCTGCACCACTGTTTAAAAAGTCAAGATTTCTTATTCTTTCCCACAATCCTTTCGCTTGGAATTGCCAACATTTAAGCATGGGATCCGACAGACAGAAACCAACATAACTCTCCCGATACAAGAGCAAGCCTGTTTCCAGGGTATTTATTAGGCTCCAGAGTCGTGTAACTTCCCTCGGTGATCTGAATTGATAGGAGTATATACAACATGCCGTCGAGAAGCCCTTTTCGGGTTCCTCCCTCCTCTGACTATGATGCCTTTCTCGCAATCCTTCTCTTGATTGCCGAGTACTGCTTCTTGAAACTATAACCGCGGAAAGTCGCCTTTGGCTGCAACTTTTGGAAGGCATATGACGTGACTGAAGACGATCAGACTCTTTATTCCTCGACTCGTGACTTGAGAGAGACTCTCAAGGGCAGGCCATTCTGGGGCAGCGCAAAAGGTCCAAACTGAATACCGCTTTGGTTTCCCAGCATAGACCACCTGATAGAGAAAGAAAGAGCACAGTAACACATCATCATTGATCAAGTGGTCAACGGATGCAATTGTCCCCACGCGACATCCAACTGTTGATAGAATACAAGTGTTTGTTTGATGGTTTCGGCTGGGTTACCTGTATTTAGTCGTGAGGTGATGGAGGAGGACCAGCATCTCCAGCTTAGCAAGCTCATTGCCAGGGCAGGAGTGGGACCCGTTCCcgaagggcatgaaagtgttggGTTTTGGAGCGACCTGCAGCGGATGAACACAGAAAGAGAGACTGATTTGTCTGCAGAggaggagaggggaaggagattgATTGGGACAGGGGGAGGCTGTCCTCCTTTGCCCACCTCAAATCTGGAGGGATCAAAAATTTCCGGGTCGGTGAAGTTATCCGGACTGTGGTGAATGTTTCTGAAGAGTGGCAACACCTTCCAACCCTTGGGAATGAGATACCCTGCACGACGAAGTACAGTAACAGTCAGCAAACGAGACATCGGGCATGGATGGACGATCTAAAAGATACAAGTTGATGCTAATCCACCTTCGTACTCCACATCTTCCGCCGCTTCTCTAAAGGTGAAAGATAGGACCGAAGCCACCCTCATCGTCTCCTGAATCACCCTGGAAGTGAATGGCATCCTCTTGGTATCAGCCCAAGTCAGCGATTTCTCATCATCACCCACTTGCTTGCTCTTCATAATTTCCCCTTGCTCTTCCTGAACATCACAAGAGATATCAAACTCTTGATGTCCGCTTTCTACTCAAACGAGAACAccgagagaagagaagagaagagatgagAAGGTTTCTTACGGTGACTGCTTGTAAGATGCCTGGATTCTCTCCGAGGTACTTCACGATCCAGGTGAGCACACTAGCAGTGGTGTCCCGGGCCGCAAAGATGACCCCGATGATGTTGTCGGCAATCTGGTCGTCCGTCAGGGCTTCTTTGGCTTCCATAAAAGAACCAAGTAGGCCACTGTCCTCTGTCTTCAACTTCGTCCTCCTGAATAGGACAATCTTGGCCACAATCTGTGCGAGCTGTTTCCTGGCCTTCATTGCCTTGTAGAACAGGGTCCCGGGTAGGTTGATAGGCATGGAGTTGTAGCCCTTCTCTAGGGTGTAGTAACACTGCTTCAGATCCTCTATGTAGGAAAGCTCATCTTTCCCAAAGATAGACAGCAGTGCCACGTTGAACGCGTACTGCACAAAAGCAAGGTAAACAAATTAAACAGAGATATGACCGGAAGCATCAAATCCTTTGCTAAACAAGAGCGTGAGATATCAAAATCTGCATTTCCGTACCCAATTACAAAATTTAAGCACTACCTCGTTTAGATCGCACAAATGGAAAAGAGTGAAACATGATAGATTTTCTTGGGTCATATTACCAACGGAAAAAGGGAAATCACAACATGAACAATCTCGTTGATGCAAGATTTATGATATTTCATGGTACTTACTACTAGTGCTACATAGAATAAACTTTctgacatatatatatgtatatatatatgtatatatatacttttgtGAAGCTAaaattgatattatttaaaaGAGATCGTGACGGATTTATGCAAGGAGAAAGAGGGGGAATTGCAGGGGCGGGAGGTTCACCGTCTTCATTTCGTGGAAGGTATTGATCAAGCGACCGTCCCAGGACTGCAAGGCCCGGAGAGCGACCTCCTCAATGCC
Above is a genomic segment from Musa acuminata AAA Group cultivar baxijiao chromosome BXJ3-4, Cavendish_Baxijiao_AAA, whole genome shotgun sequence containing:
- the LOC135635243 gene encoding abscisic acid 8'-hydroxylase CYP707A2-like, yielding MASTLLLMLSLSLSFLFLCLVYYLLLRAVHTRSGNLPLPPGTMGWPYIGETFQLYSNNPNTFFALKQKRYGPVFKTHILGCPCVMVSSPEAARFVLVTRAHLFKPTFPASKEQMLGPQAIFFQHGDYHARLRRLVLRALKPEGIRGSIAGIEEVALRALQSWDGRLINTFHEMKTYAFNVALLSIFGKDELSYIEDLKQCYYTLEKGYNSMPINLPGTLFYKAMKARKQLAQIVAKIVLFRRTKLKTEDSGLLGSFMEAKEALTDDQIADNIIGVIFAARDTTASVLTWIVKYLGENPGILQAVTEEQGEIMKSKQVGDDEKSLTWADTKRMPFTSRVIQETMRVASVLSFTFREAAEDVEYEGYLIPKGWKVLPLFRNIHHSPDNFTDPEIFDPSRFEVAPKPNTFMPFGNGSHSCPGNELAKLEMLVLLHHLTTKYRWSMLGNQSGIQFGPFALPQNGLPLRVSLKSRVEE